DNA sequence from the Grus americana isolate bGruAme1 chromosome Z, bGruAme1.mat, whole genome shotgun sequence genome:
ttttctgatttcttgCCTTACTACTTCTATTTCAAATTGGAATAAGCCAGTTGAGTTACATTTAAAAGCATGGTGTATTTAAAACCCTGTTTAGAAACGTGGCTGATGGAAAATTAATGGTCACAGAAATACAGTGGCATGGTTCTTTATTGTTTATAAATGCACTTCATGCCTTATGGACAGACACAGCCCCTGGCCCTGGCAATTCACAGTCTTAGAGCATATTGACGATCTTAATTGAGGGTATTCTTCCCAGTTTTCAAGACCCTGATGGAGACATGAGCTCTTCTTTTAATACCAATACAGCCAAATAATAGTTTTATGCATTGGTAACATTAAATAAGGTGTCCCGTAACAGAGTTGACTTTTCTTAATTACCAGTTGCACGCCCTTCTCTAAGTAAATTTTTCAGCAGGTCTGCTTGGCCAGAAGCTTGTTTGCTGTGTAATTTACAACTACGTCAGAAATCACGCTAGCTCCCAGAGCAGATGGAAGCATTTCTGGTTGTTTCTAATCCGGTTACTGTTACTAGACTCCTCAGAGCAATTGTCTGCGAGTTGTGGAATGCCATTTggtctgaaaaaataaatttattctgaaGCGTCTTCCCTTCCTGTccccctccctgctctctgTGCATGTCTTGTCTGCGGAAGCAATCATATGTTTTCGGttctgatgtaatttttttctctttttttttttttctcctcttctttcagTCCACAGCCATGAGCGAACCACAGTGCTACTACAATGAAACCATTGCCTTCTTTTATAACCGAAGTGGAAAATATCTAGCCACTGAATGGAACACTGTCAGCAAACTTGTAATGGGACTGGGGATTACCGTCTGCATCTTCATAATGCTGGCTAACCTCTTGGTTATGGTGGCTATTTATGTCAACCGCCGATTCCACTTCCCTATTTATTACTTAATGGCCAACTTAGCCGCTGCGGACTTTTTTGCAGGGCTGGCTTACTTTTACTTAATGTTCAACACGGGACCCAACACTAGAAGATTGACTGTAAGCACCTGGCTTCTCCGTCAGGGTCTCATTGACACTAGCCTGACAGCTTCTGTAGCCAATTTGTTGGCCATTGCTATTGAGCGGCACATTACAGTTTTCCGAATGCAGCTGCATACTCGGATGAGCAACCGGCGAGTGGTGGTCGTAATTGTTGTTATCTGGACTATGGCCATTGTCATGGGCGCCATACCAAGTGTCGGATGGAACTGTATTTGTGATATCACTCACTGCTCCAACATGGCACCACTCTATAGTGACTCCTACCTGGTGTTCTGGGCTATTTTCAACCTGGTCACTTTTGTGGTCATGGTGGTCCTATATGCTCATATCTTTGGGTATGTCCGCCAAAGGACTATGAGAATGTCCAGACACAGTTCTGGACCCCGCAGGAATCGGGACACCATGATGAGTCTCCTGAAGACTGTGGTCATTGTGCTTGGTAAGTGTTTACTTTGCCACCTCTGTTCTCCCCGCTCTGTTTCTTATCAGGTGATTTCAGTAATGCATGTCCAGCTTCTGGGAGGTCAGCAGCATTAGGAAGACACTAGAAGAGGTGGGGGCAATAAGAGCATTCATTACTGTGTTGGTACTATCAAGCTTATTTATGGAAGTGGGTATCAGAGACGTGGTCACTCAGCCCTGTAACATGACAATGATGAAAATCCAGGACCTCAAGATGTAAGCTGGTGGGGTTTTGCAGCAGTGCAGGTTTAAAACCTGTTGTAGCAGCCTATCCTGTGTAGTGTTCGCCCTTTTGCCTCTGAAGATGCCAAATAGCTGCAGCCTTAAGTTAGTACAGGAAAGGCTCAGTCTTCCACTGAAGTAcctcttgtttcctttttgccaCCCAAAATGTGGTGTGTGTATTCAGGCAATATTCACGTGTCTGGAGAACAATGAGGGGCTATAGGCTATTGATGAAAAGATTTTGTTGAGCAGGTCTGCAGGTACAGTTTGCTCAGGTCTATAATGTTTGGCATATCTGAGTATCTACCAATTTTAGGAGGTGCCTAAACTTCAGGGCATGGAAAACAGGGAAACATGAGGCAAATACCATGACACACTTTGGAGTCAGAGGGTTCCTGTCTTTGTGGATGGGTTTTTTCTGTGGCTCTTAGTTTCCTTATGCAAAAGCACAGCCTGGATACTGGGTAGCATTCCCTGGTGATGTTCTTTGCAGTTTGTTCTGCTCTTTGTGCAGATGACAgtgagctgcaggcaggaatgGTGCTGGTCCTTGTCCCAACCTGTGTTCCCACCCATGAGGTCCTCCAGCATGGTACGCAGGTCTCTTGGGATCCTAGTACCCTGTTGCATCATGCCCTAGTAGTCCATAAATGCAACTGTAGACAGTCTGCAAAGCCCAAAACTTAGCCCCAGTTCTTGCTTTGACATCCTGATTTCCATGACTTTACACTGTGACTTGTTCTTTCTAGCAGTTACTGTCTGCACAAACATGGTGGAATAGTTGCAGAGATTTGATGTGAGTCACTGTGTCAACACATGTGTTAGTTTAAGAATGTGTGTGTTGCTCTCTGACCTAGTGATTAGCTTTGTAACCAGAATATGAACTGTGTAGTTGACTAACCTGTTCAGCCATTGATAAGTCATATTCCTACGTGTCCTgctcttcagggaaaaaaactgAGGCTTGTGAGGGAGGCTGCAGTGGTGGGTAAAACCTCTCCTGAACTGTCTGGTGGTTTGGAAATCTCACCCTCCCCATCTCCATGATCCTCCTCGCTGAAGGCAAGATGAGGTtaagaacacaaagaaaattcaGGTTTTGCAGTCTTCTTAGGAAGTagatctttgctttccttcctgaagGAACTGCTGTTCATACAGCAGTGGAGTATTTCCTGTGAGGTGAaaggcttgaaaaaaaaaataaaaaatgtgagaaatagTAAGTGCTTATACCAGTGCAATGCAGAGTTGtaggaataaataaatagtcaCTGAATATATAGCACGTGGCAGCTAATCCCAGGCATGTAGGGGACTAGATGTATGTATGTAGCTGGAAGGGTAGGTAGGTAGTGACTGCACCCTCCTCCGTTCCCCAATGCGTAAAGGTCACAGGGAAGATGTACAGGCCACCCATGGTGGCCACAGTGGTAGAAGTCTACAAGGAACATAAAGTagcttcccccctgcccccccccaaggaccttatttttttcaggtattgTCCTGGAAACAGTGGGACATCTCCAGGTGTTAAGTAGCACTAGACAAACTGAAGGTGACACAAGTTTAGCTGCTGATGAAGTTCAGTAATATCTCTGATTCCTCAATGGGGCTATTTGGAGTAAAATTTTTCAGGACTACAGGTCGCACATGTTgaagttttcttcaaaatccaAACAGGACCTTATTTGTTATTACTGGTGCAGTTAAATTCATTCAGTGTTGGGCACACACTCTGCTTTAGCATAATCTAATCTACATAAAGCACCATTTACAGAGAGAGGTAACATACTATTTTATTAAATctgtttgaagaaaacaaaggcacTCCCAGGCTGTGACAATCCTCATCCTCTATTTGGATTTCCTGCTTcagtattattttgaaaagggtttggttgtttggggtttttttcccaaagcagtgTGGTTTCTTTGGTTGGAGGAGGTCAGTCATAGGGCTATAGTGTAAAGAAGTAGCAATGCTTTCGCGTCCTTACGACCTGTGCGACGCAGTTGCAAGATGAAGATGGCTGGGAAACAGCTGtgggtttgttggttgtttgggtttgttttttttttttttttaaataaataaaaaaaatagcctgAAGCCAAGTAGCAGGACTGGGGGCAACTACAGACGGAAGCTAAATGTTTGTGCATCAGGATGTTAAACAGATTGCTAGATGAACCATGAGAAATGTTCATTAGGTGTCATCAGTAGATGGTGTGGTCAGCTCATTGATCGGGCAGGTGTTCTGGTGCTCTGGCACTGCTTGCAGCCTGCTTGCAAGTCtagtttaaaattttcagaaggaaaagatttaaGTGTTGTACTTCCCAAGTGCCTTCTTGCAAAGGTAGTCAATGCATAGTGCTGCGAGTTTATCTGCTTCAGCTttgggaaaggcagaaaaggtgGGTGTCATAGACTGCCTAGAGCAACTTGCTGAACGTTTATCTCATGCTATCTGGCTTTTTCTGCATCAGTGAAACTCAgcaacacagaggaaaagaccCTCTGCCTTTCTTAACAGTGCAGATCAGGGCAATACATTGCTGTTTGAGGCAGAAACCAACATTTTGGAGgtggagaggggaaaggaagagtttCAGTTTACTCTTAAGacccctttccctcctctcctgccccacagctgaaTGGGGATGGAAGCTGGTGTGTGTCAGCCCACTTACCCAGGAGGAGGCAATTCATTttggaggacagggaggggagggtgCCTTGGGAACCAAGGAAGAACAGAGCTGGGAGTCTGAGTAAACCTGTGAGCACTGGCAGAGGGAGGCAAACCAGCCGTCCTCTTGGGATCTTTGTCAAAACGCTGCTCAGCCGTAAGTAACCCCCCCGTGATTTGGGCAGCAATGAACTGTTCATTTGACTTTTAAACTTCCATAAACGGGTCTTCCTGAAGTCGTCCTGCTGGCTGTACTCCCAGGCAAAACGTCGCTGCTGCAAGCAGAAGATCATCTTTTCCTCTGTCCCCATCCACGCTACGTttcggggggcgggggggggagggaattGACACAAGAGCTTCTTGTTTGTTAGCTGCCTAACACCGCCTGCCCTCCTCGCGCCTTGCTGCCTTGCTCCAAGAGGAGAAGAGCCTCCCCGAAGGGGGTGCAGTCCTCCCGGCGTCGATGCTGTCAGCATGTGCGGGGCGGACGCCAGCCGCCTCTGACAAGAGGGTGATTGTGTGGGGAGGGCTACGGCCGCTTGACGCGATGGCTGGAGCGGTCGGGATCTGGCACACTGCGTCATCCCACAGAGTGGGTGGGATGCTGAATCCTAGGAACAAGTCAAAAgcagagaacagattttttttttcttttcatccccttttgtttttttttccttgagtaaaatattttaaacagaaggaAGTGATTTCATAGTTgagccctttttttcttttaacaaggCTGCTTTTGAAATCTTTCGAAAGTAACAAGGAACATAAAGCTCTTTCTCTAGAGCATGCCTCTCCTTTGCGCTGGGGCTGCTGATCTGGGTACTGCAACATAGCCATAAAATCAGGTCTGGTTTGGCTTGCAACTCAGTGACACTTTGCCTTTCACAACCG
Encoded proteins:
- the LPAR1 gene encoding lysophosphatidic acid receptor 1, encoding MDIPTDLVPSSMMSQPEVTESTAMSEPQCYYNETIAFFYNRSGKYLATEWNTVSKLVMGLGITVCIFIMLANLLVMVAIYVNRRFHFPIYYLMANLAAADFFAGLAYFYLMFNTGPNTRRLTVSTWLLRQGLIDTSLTASVANLLAIAIERHITVFRMQLHTRMSNRRVVVVIVVIWTMAIVMGAIPSVGWNCICDITHCSNMAPLYSDSYLVFWAIFNLVTFVVMVVLYAHIFGYVRQRTMRMSRHSSGPRRNRDTMMSLLKTVVIVLGAFIICWTPGLVLLLLDVCCPQCNVLAYEKFFLLLAEFNSAMNPIIYSYRDKEMSATFKQILCCQRSESANGPTEGSDRSASSLNHTILAGIHSNDHSVV